In Nitrospirota bacterium, the genomic stretch AAGCTCCCGACCAAAACAAGAAACTCTCCGATAAAACTGTTGGTTCCCGGCAAGCCGAGCGACGAAAGAGAAAAAATGACGAGCATCGTCGCATAAACGGGCATATTTTTGGCAATTCCCCCATAATCGGAAATGAGCCTGGAATGCGTCCGGTCGTAGATCATTCCCACGCAAAGAAAAAGCGCGCCGGTCGTAATGCCATGATTGATCATTTGAAGGATGGCTCCTTCAACCCCCTGGATATTCATCGCAAAAATGCCCAGTGTGACAAAACCCATATGACTGACGCTGGAATAGGCAATCAATTTTTTTAAATCGGTTTGGGCCATTGCCATAAAGGCTCCGTAAAGGATGGCGAAGGCCGAAAGAATGAAAATGGCGGGCGTGTAGGCATGGGACGCACCCGGAGCAAGGGGAAGGCAAAACCTTAAAAACCCATAGGTTCCCATTTTCAGCAAAACCGACGCAAGAATGACGCTCCCGGCGGTGGGGGCTTCGACATGGGCGTCCGGCAGCCAGGTGTGAAAAGGAAACATCGGGACCTTAATCGCAAAGGCCAGGAAAAAAGCCCAGAAAATCCAGAACTGAACGGCGGAACTATAATGACCGTGCATTAAAGCCAGGATATCAAACGTCTCTCCGCCGATAAAATATAAGGCAATAATAGCGATTAAAAGAAGGAGGCTTCCGGCCAGGGTATAGAGGAAAAATTTGATCGCGGCATAAAGCCGGTTCGGACCGCCCCAGACCCCGATAATCAAATACATTGGGATCAGCATCGCTTCCCAGAAGACATAAAACAGGACAAAATCGAGCGCCATAAAGACGCCCAGCATGGCCGTTTCCATAAAAAGGATGCTGATCATGAACTCTTTGACTCTTTTTTCAACCGCGTGCCAGGAACAGAGAATGCAGATTGGCGTTAGCAAGGTCGTCAGTAAAATCAGCCAGATGCTTATCCCGTCAACACCCAGAGTATAATTGATATGAAATTGGGGAATCCACGGGTGAGTCTCACCCAGCTGCATTCGATAAGTAGAGGCATCAAAGTGGATCAAAATTGGAATCGACAGGACCAGATCCACGAGACTGGTTCCAAGGGCAAGGGAACGGACAAGGTATTCATTTTTAATAAATAAAATGAATAGAACGCCAAGGAGCGGGAAAAAGACCACCCAGCTTAAGATTGAAATTCCCGATGAATTATAAATAATTTCTTCCATTTGCCGTTTTTTATCCCTTTAAGTGCTCATATTAATACAAACGTATTTAATCTCGTTGTCTGTCATTGCATACGACCAACGGGAGCGTGGCAATCCAAGATTGCTTCGTCGCTTTTGGCTCCTCGCAATGACACACCCAGGCGTGTTTCCGCAGCCTGCTACAAAAACAAATAAATACTGACGATTATAAAAACCCCCATGGCCATGACCAGGGCATAATGTTGAAGCTGGCCCGACTGAAGGTAGCGCATCTGTTTCCCCCAGTTTTGGAGCGATTTTGCGACACCGTTAACCAGGCCATCAACGATTAAAACATCAAACCCTTTCCAGAGCGACTTCGCAAACGCGATAGAAGACCGGACAAAAAGCCTGTCATAAATTTCGTCAATATAAAATTTATTTAACGAAAGCGTGTATAACCCCTTCATCGAGGTTGAAATCCTTTGAGGAAGGGCGACGCTCTTCACGTAAAAGACATAGGCCAGGGCAATCCCCGCTAAACCCATGGTCATCGCAATGCCGACCAGGAACGGCTGTAAGTCCAGCGCCATTTCCCTGGCAGGCTCGCCAAGAACATGCCCCAGAAAGGGTTCGATTAAATTCATTCCTTCAAGGGGAATTCCAACCCACCCGACCGAAACCGATAAAACGGCTAAAACAATTAAGGGGAGCGTAATCGTCCAGGGAGACTCATGGAGGTGATGCTTCACCTCCGGATCGCCCCTGTAAGGGCCATGAAAGACGGAAAAAATCAACCGGAAGGTATAAAAAGCGGTCATAAAGGCGATCAGGGTGCCAACCCCCCAAAAGACCCCCCCTCCGAAACCGGCGTTAAAAACCTGCCACAAAATTTCATCTTTACTGAAGAATCCTGAAAAAGGAGGAATCCCGGAAAGGGCAATCGCTCCCATGAGAAAGGTCCAGTAGGTTACCGGCATATAGGGCTTTAACCCCCCCATTTTTCTTAAGTCCTGTTCTCCTGCCATGGCGTGAATGACGCTTCCGCACCCTAAAAATAGAAGGGCCTTAAAAGCGCCATGGGTCAGTAAATGGAAAATCCCAGCGGTGTAAGCCCCCGCGCCGCAGGCAAGCATCATATAGCCCAGCTGGCTGAGGGTTGAATACGCCACGATTCTTTTAATATCATTTTGAGTCAAGGCAATATAGGCCGCCATAAAAGCGGTGACGGCCCCGATGATCATGATA encodes the following:
- a CDS encoding NADH-quinone oxidoreductase subunit M; this translates as MEEIIYNSSGISILSWVVFFPLLGVLFILFIKNEYLVRSLALGTSLVDLVLSIPILIHFDASTYRMQLGETHPWIPQFHINYTLGVDGISIWLILLTTLLTPICILCSWHAVEKRVKEFMISILFMETAMLGVFMALDFVLFYVFWEAMLIPMYLIIGVWGGPNRLYAAIKFFLYTLAGSLLLLIAIIALYFIGGETFDILALMHGHYSSAVQFWIFWAFFLAFAIKVPMFPFHTWLPDAHVEAPTAGSVILASVLLKMGTYGFLRFCLPLAPGASHAYTPAIFILSAFAILYGAFMAMAQTDLKKLIAYSSVSHMGFVTLGIFAMNIQGVEGAILQMINHGITTGALFLCVGMIYDRTHSRLISDYGGIAKNMPVYATMLVIFSLSSLGLPGTNSFIGEFLVLVGSFLSNKLIGVIATFGIIWAAVYMLWMLQRVLFGNITKESNSLLPDITLRELSTLVPLLILVFYIGVYPNPFLNMMHASVNHLLEQVSVQSAYAFSWKELIHSLFHLS
- the nuoL gene encoding NADH-quinone oxidoreductase subunit L, which gives rise to MNLYTLIPLFPFLAFLFIGLFEKQMNGKSHWIAVPAVIASFFFSVKLFLEIYPDKEIYITWYQWISSGTFNVSIGMQADALTAAMLLLVTTVSSLVHLYTVGYMHGDRGYDRFFAYIALFTFSMIMLVMANNFLQLYVFWEAVGLCSYLLIAHWYEKETAYKAATKAFVVNRVGDFGFGVGILLIFSLFGSLDYKTVFSRLNEQAGQTMNLLGWMGSVWNVDVLTLIAVLLFIGAMGKSAQFPLHTWLPDAMEGPTPISALIHAATMVTAGVFMVARMHPIYNLSPDAQHFIMIIGAVTAFMAAYIALTQNDIKRIVAYSTLSQLGYMMLACGAGAYTAGIFHLLTHGAFKALLFLGCGSVIHAMAGEQDLRKMGGLKPYMPVTYWTFLMGAIALSGIPPFSGFFSKDEILWQVFNAGFGGGVFWGVGTLIAFMTAFYTFRLIFSVFHGPYRGDPEVKHHLHESPWTITLPLIVLAVLSVSVGWVGIPLEGMNLIEPFLGHVLGEPAREMALDLQPFLVGIAMTMGLAGIALAYVFYVKSVALPQRISTSMKGLYTLSLNKFYIDEIYDRLFVRSSIAFAKSLWKGFDVLIVDGLVNGVAKSLQNWGKQMRYLQSGQLQHYALVMAMGVFIIVSIYLFL